The proteins below are encoded in one region of Nitrospira lenta:
- the folD gene encoding bifunctional methylenetetrahydrofolate dehydrogenase/methenyltetrahydrofolate cyclohydrolase FolD: protein MGARLIDGKALAQQVRDRLAIDSAAVLAKTGVKPGLATILVGDDPASHQYVKSKQKACEAAGIYIDDHKLPASTTQAELLSLIEKMNADPKIHGILVQLPLPKHIESRVVLEAVSPDKDADGFHPYNFGRLVEGNPVFEACTPKGVIKMIESTGVGIEGKRAVVLGRSNIVGKPLALMLLQRNATVTICHSKTKDLPGVCREADLLLVAIGKAKFVTADMVKEGAVVIDVGTNRWTDGKLCGDVDFEPVSQKAGWISPVPGGVGPMTIAMLLANTVESAKRMAGML from the coding sequence GTGGGAGCACGACTCATCGACGGGAAGGCATTGGCGCAGCAAGTTCGCGATCGGCTGGCAATTGATTCAGCGGCGGTTCTGGCAAAGACCGGGGTCAAGCCGGGTCTCGCCACGATTCTAGTGGGTGACGATCCCGCGTCGCATCAGTATGTGAAGAGTAAGCAGAAAGCCTGCGAGGCGGCAGGCATCTATATCGACGACCACAAGTTACCTGCCAGCACGACGCAAGCAGAGTTGTTGTCCTTGATTGAGAAGATGAACGCGGATCCCAAGATTCACGGCATCTTGGTTCAGCTCCCGCTTCCCAAACACATCGAGAGTCGCGTCGTGCTTGAGGCGGTGTCGCCGGACAAGGATGCCGATGGATTCCATCCCTATAATTTCGGCCGGCTGGTCGAAGGGAATCCGGTCTTTGAAGCCTGCACTCCGAAGGGTGTCATCAAGATGATCGAGTCTACCGGTGTCGGCATTGAAGGGAAGCGCGCGGTGGTTCTGGGCCGTAGCAATATTGTGGGGAAGCCGCTGGCGCTCATGCTGTTGCAGCGCAACGCCACCGTGACGATTTGCCATTCGAAGACCAAGGATTTGCCCGGAGTCTGCCGTGAGGCGGATCTCTTGCTGGTCGCGATTGGGAAAGCCAAGTTTGTCACGGCTGATATGGTGAAAGAAGGCGCGGTTGTCATTGACGTCGGGACCAATCGGTGGACGGACGGAAAACTCTGCGGCGATGTCGATTTTGAACCAGTGAGCCAGAAGGCAGGCTGGATCAGCCCGGTGCCCGGCGGCGTCGGCCCTATGACGATTGCCATGTTGCTTGCGAATACGGTGGAGTCGGCGAAGCGAATGGCGGGGATGTTGTAG
- a CDS encoding PilZ domain-containing protein: MRNPSTRRMYRRVSSECHACILTSSAIQRCMVRDLSLSGFRVKRQGKDVLSLHAPVMIRVWLPGVSAPIDIDQAMVRWNRGNEFGVEIQSISNGSDFQLAGFIERTLQSSIGCDEAPGQAVG; encoded by the coding sequence GTGAGAAACCCATCAACCCGTCGCATGTACCGGCGAGTCTCGAGCGAGTGCCATGCCTGTATTCTGACGTCCAGCGCCATCCAGCGCTGCATGGTGCGTGACCTTTCCTTGAGCGGGTTTCGAGTCAAGCGGCAGGGAAAGGATGTGCTGTCTCTGCATGCGCCGGTGATGATTCGTGTGTGGCTGCCGGGCGTCTCGGCTCCGATCGATATCGATCAAGCGATGGTGCGGTGGAACCGAGGGAATGAGTTCGGCGTGGAGATCCAGTCCATCTCGAACGGATCAGACTTCCAACTGGCGGGATTTATAGAGCGCACATTGCAGTCATCAATCGGCTGCGATGAAGCTCCCGGTCAAGCGGTAGGGTAA
- a CDS encoding peptidylprolyl isomerase has translation MIKTKFGEIELKLFPELAPKHVENFIKLAKDGFYNGTIFHRVIPGFMIQGGDPNTKDSLKKDSYGQGGPGYTVKAEFSDTPHKRGIVSMARATDPDTAGSQFFIVVEDSRFLDRKYTVFGEVTKGIGVADKIVNLPKNDRDLPNDRIEMTVTIVE, from the coding sequence ATCATCAAAACGAAATTCGGCGAGATTGAACTGAAACTGTTTCCCGAACTGGCTCCCAAGCACGTGGAGAATTTTATCAAGCTGGCCAAGGACGGATTCTATAACGGCACGATTTTTCATCGGGTGATCCCGGGGTTCATGATCCAGGGCGGCGATCCCAATACCAAAGATTCGCTCAAGAAAGATTCATATGGGCAGGGCGGTCCCGGCTACACGGTGAAGGCGGAATTCAGCGACACTCCCCATAAGCGCGGCATTGTATCGATGGCGCGGGCAACCGACCCGGATACGGCGGGATCGCAGTTTTTCATCGTCGTCGAAGACTCGCGATTCCTTGATCGGAAGTATACGGTCTTCGGCGAAGTCACCAAAGGAATCGGTGTAGCCGACAAGATTGTGAACTTGCCGAAAAATGATCGCGACCTACCTAACGACCGGATTGAAATGACGGTCACGATCGTCGAGTAA
- the rnc gene encoding ribonuclease III — MTPASPADPVPSVPHYRFKNPTVLTEALTHKSHVNERKGTTRTHNERLEFLGDAVLSLIISDHLAQLYTQLSEGALSKLKANLVSESSLAHAARRMNLGAMLRLGRGEELSQGREKNSLLADALEAVIAAVYLDGGLEAGRAFTLSVMQEELRQAEAHQSTPGEEDYKTRLQEWCQKRYDQLPQYVTVRESGPDHQKHFEVEVRINERVVGAGQGLSKKEAEQMAARCALDRSES, encoded by the coding sequence ATGACACCGGCTTCTCCAGCCGATCCAGTTCCATCGGTACCCCACTATCGATTTAAGAACCCCACGGTGCTCACGGAAGCGCTGACGCATAAGTCTCATGTCAATGAGCGGAAGGGGACGACACGAACCCATAATGAGCGGTTGGAGTTTCTCGGTGATGCGGTCCTCTCACTGATTATCAGCGACCATTTGGCGCAACTGTATACGCAGTTAAGCGAAGGGGCTCTGTCTAAGCTGAAGGCGAATCTCGTCAGCGAGTCCTCGCTGGCTCACGCGGCCCGCCGGATGAATCTCGGCGCGATGTTGCGACTGGGGCGCGGAGAAGAACTCTCGCAAGGACGGGAAAAGAATTCTCTGTTGGCCGATGCCTTGGAGGCGGTGATTGCCGCGGTCTATCTCGACGGGGGGCTGGAGGCGGGCCGAGCCTTTACCTTGAGCGTGATGCAGGAAGAGCTGCGTCAGGCCGAAGCCCATCAATCGACGCCGGGGGAAGAAGATTATAAAACCAGGCTCCAGGAGTGGTGCCAGAAACGATACGATCAGCTGCCGCAGTATGTGACGGTGCGTGAGTCCGGGCCGGATCATCAGAAGCATTTCGAGGTCGAGGTGCGGATCAACGAGCGTGTGGTGGGGGCCGGGCAGGGTTTGAGCAAGAAAGAGGCGGAACAGATGGCGGCTCGCTGTGCGCTTGATCGGAGCGAGTCTTGA